One genomic segment of Vibrio sp. SCSIO 43136 includes these proteins:
- a CDS encoding DUF2989 domain-containing protein encodes MTRNQLLIIIATLIPLSGCLESRKNTDELCESNPPLRCEKLNMRDGQCRIPRTDLIWHRFDALRNNTVEKQLKEYELLHEYQQCLELAAQIQPINQSNVKERRFNALVHTYDEQKRIKQELGQSTNPRAYYFLWTQGDENAKRAFLQLEGTPALESADMQLALASYYVGRDELKTVKLLENALKLTPTGELNTDIIKSLASTNQTARRYEHAYIWAMVGKEFDLPITSERNLQRLYAFSEEKRSNLDAIAMKIASAVKEGGYKPELLPDSADLQ; translated from the coding sequence ATGACCCGCAATCAATTACTTATCATCATCGCTACCCTCATCCCTCTTAGTGGTTGTTTAGAATCTCGCAAGAATACTGACGAGCTATGTGAGTCCAATCCACCGCTTCGCTGTGAGAAGTTAAACATGCGAGACGGTCAGTGCCGTATCCCTCGAACTGACCTTATCTGGCACCGATTTGATGCCTTACGAAATAACACAGTAGAAAAACAGCTCAAAGAGTACGAGCTGTTACATGAGTACCAACAGTGCTTAGAGTTGGCTGCACAAATCCAGCCTATCAACCAGAGCAATGTCAAAGAGAGACGCTTTAACGCCTTGGTGCACACGTATGATGAGCAAAAACGGATTAAACAAGAGCTTGGTCAATCGACCAACCCTAGAGCTTACTACTTCCTGTGGACACAAGGTGATGAGAATGCCAAACGTGCGTTCTTACAACTAGAAGGAACACCAGCATTAGAATCCGCAGATATGCAGCTCGCATTGGCCAGTTATTATGTGGGTAGAGACGAGCTAAAAACGGTTAAGTTGCTGGAAAATGCATTAAAACTAACACCCACGGGTGAGCTCAATACAGACATTATTAAATCTTTAGCCAGCACCAACCAAACCGCAAGGCGCTATGAGCATGCCTACATTTGGGCCATGGTAGGCAAAGAGTTTGATTTGCCAATCACATCCGAAAGAAACTTGCAAAGACTGTACGCCTTTAGTGAAGAGAAACGAAGCAACCTTGACGCTATAGCGATGAAGATTGCATCTGCGGTGAAAGAAGGCGGTTATAAGCCAGAGTTGTTGCCAGACAGCGCTGACTTACAATAA
- a CDS encoding YeaC family protein, translating to MNVEQLIASMTPEIYQRLSYAVETGKWPDGTPLSQEQRDNCMQAVMLYQSKNNTEAQHMTVAAGGDICFKSKAELKKEFTKGADDIARVKIE from the coding sequence GTGAATGTAGAGCAACTAATTGCAAGTATGACCCCTGAAATTTATCAGCGTCTTAGCTACGCCGTAGAGACGGGTAAGTGGCCTGATGGTACGCCGTTAAGCCAAGAGCAACGCGACAACTGTATGCAGGCGGTAATGTTGTATCAATCTAAGAACAACACCGAAGCCCAACACATGACCGTCGCAGCAGGTGGAGATATCTGCTTCAAGTCGAAAGCTGAACTAAAGAAAGAGTTCACCAAAGGCGCAGACGACATCGCACGAGTGAAAATAGAATAA
- a CDS encoding DNA topoisomerase III: MSRLFIAEKPSLGRAIAAALPKPHKNEQGFIRCGNGDIVTWCIGHLLEQVEPDAYDERYKRWNMEDLPIVPHAWQLRPRPTSSKQLTVVKKLLKQANTIVHAGDPDREGQLLVDEVIDYCKVAKGKKESMSRLLISDLNLPAVKRALSSMRSNREFIPLSVSALARSRADWLYGMNMSRAYTLLGKKAGYQGVLSVGRVQTPVLGLVVRRDEEIENFVPKDYFTLHALIPYQSPQGDAFDIRARWKPSEACKPWQDKEGRVLNRKLVENVASRIQGQPANVVESEQKQTKQNAPLPYSLSALQIDAAKRYGMSAQQVLDCCQSLYEKHKLITYPRSDCRYLPNEHFVQAGSVCEAIGNNAPELTTAVQGADLSRKSKAWNDSKVDAHHAIIPTPKKASVNALSGFEMKVYQLIARQYVIQFYPAAVYAESKLVFDIAGGCFIARGKQLVEPGWKALMGKSTQQDDEGIDAVPPLDKGTALICREGEIKDRKTEPPKHFTEATLLQAMTGIARYVADKELKKILKETDGLGTEATRAGILDTLFKRKLLNRQGKSILSTIAGRGLIHALPDESSYPDMTAHWEHQLQAMAERGQAYQPFMTALESNLNAIIGRVKSSPVPSSLQHLPPAERPAYKKSKRRTSKGKRSYSKKS; the protein is encoded by the coding sequence ATGTCTCGCCTGTTTATCGCAGAAAAACCCAGCCTAGGAAGAGCAATTGCTGCGGCTTTACCCAAGCCTCACAAGAATGAGCAGGGATTTATCCGTTGCGGTAATGGCGACATTGTTACTTGGTGCATCGGTCACTTGTTAGAGCAAGTTGAACCAGACGCCTACGACGAGCGTTACAAGCGTTGGAACATGGAAGATTTACCCATAGTTCCTCACGCATGGCAACTGCGCCCACGCCCGACTTCAAGCAAACAGCTCACTGTGGTGAAAAAGCTGCTCAAGCAGGCAAACACCATCGTCCATGCAGGAGATCCAGATCGAGAAGGTCAACTGCTGGTCGATGAAGTTATTGACTACTGCAAAGTTGCGAAAGGTAAAAAAGAGTCGATGTCACGCCTTTTAATCAGTGATCTCAACTTGCCTGCCGTTAAGCGAGCACTCTCTTCGATGCGTTCCAATCGAGAATTCATTCCTTTATCGGTGTCGGCGTTAGCTCGCTCTCGTGCTGATTGGCTCTATGGTATGAACATGTCGCGAGCATATACTTTGCTCGGTAAAAAAGCGGGCTATCAAGGCGTATTGTCGGTAGGTCGAGTGCAAACCCCTGTACTTGGGCTTGTGGTGCGACGAGATGAAGAAATCGAAAACTTTGTGCCTAAAGATTATTTCACTTTGCATGCCTTAATTCCTTATCAGTCGCCGCAGGGCGATGCTTTTGATATTCGCGCTCGCTGGAAACCCAGTGAAGCTTGCAAGCCTTGGCAGGATAAAGAAGGGCGAGTGCTGAACCGAAAGCTGGTGGAAAATGTCGCCAGTCGCATTCAAGGGCAGCCTGCGAACGTCGTTGAGTCAGAGCAAAAGCAGACCAAACAGAATGCACCGCTTCCTTATTCATTGTCTGCATTGCAAATTGATGCTGCGAAGCGATATGGCATGAGTGCGCAGCAAGTGCTGGATTGCTGTCAAAGTTTATACGAAAAACATAAGCTGATTACCTATCCTCGTTCCGATTGCCGTTATCTGCCAAACGAGCATTTTGTGCAAGCTGGCTCGGTGTGTGAGGCCATCGGTAATAACGCACCTGAATTAACCACTGCTGTGCAAGGTGCTGACCTAAGCCGCAAATCCAAAGCTTGGAATGACAGCAAGGTCGATGCCCACCATGCCATCATCCCAACGCCTAAGAAGGCATCAGTCAATGCTTTGTCTGGATTTGAGATGAAGGTATATCAGTTGATCGCAAGGCAATATGTGATTCAATTCTATCCAGCTGCGGTGTATGCAGAGTCAAAACTGGTGTTCGATATTGCCGGAGGTTGCTTTATTGCCCGTGGCAAACAGTTGGTTGAGCCGGGCTGGAAAGCCCTTATGGGTAAGAGTACCCAACAAGACGACGAAGGCATTGATGCCGTGCCTCCTTTAGACAAAGGGACTGCACTTATCTGTCGAGAAGGTGAAATTAAAGATCGAAAAACTGAGCCGCCCAAGCACTTTACCGAGGCGACATTGTTGCAAGCCATGACAGGCATAGCACGCTACGTTGCAGACAAAGAGCTGAAGAAAATCTTAAAAGAAACCGATGGCTTGGGTACCGAGGCGACGCGCGCTGGTATATTGGATACTTTGTTTAAACGCAAGCTACTTAATCGCCAAGGAAAATCCATCCTATCTACCATCGCAGGAAGAGGGCTTATTCATGCATTGCCTGATGAGTCCAGTTATCCAGATATGACCGCACATTGGGAACACCAGCTGCAAGCAATGGCAGAGCGAGGCCAAGCCTACCAACCTTTCATGACCGCCTTGGAGTCTAACCTCAATGCCATCATTGGGCGAGTCAAAAGCTCCCCTGTACCAAGCTCACTGCAACACTTGCCGCCAGCGGAGCGTCCTGCGTATAAGAAGTCAAAGCGTCGGACTAGCAAAGGCAAGCGGTCTTACTCTAAGAAAAGCTAA
- a CDS encoding methyl-accepting chemotaxis protein has product MFSFLSQSIRLKLSSTLGLLLASLLVVFAAFSFMTSSLTSGLNLFGQTYMPALSDILNADRDLYQARVAQMSYLSDGRSEEDKASYEENAQQALDRMNHYLSYMQSSPEILSKLRSFQSTFDNWHSSSQQFFTLAQQGKLEQAKALLNGPNEQQFGQLRDLYDVAGEALDTLSNQTIVELEAQTAKEQWLLLVFVVVVAVVSSLLTYFVPKVLVSGMQQLTDRVHEISEGDGDLTLRIDSKRKDELGHLANAFDQFVIKLQGIITGISDNTHTLSQSADELNETYGRGQALTNETSHGIDMIATAVNEFSVSVKEVAQYAENAAHLSNSTVTVTKDGGKLIEQSVTGVHQLSESISNASTVIQQLEAESQNIVSVLDVIRNIAEQTNLLALNAAIEAARAGEQGRGFAVVADEVRSLASKTQQSTEEIQKMIDALQQGVKQAVDSIEDGASKVEGSVEVAENTKALFDQIQSATIEVNDMATQIAAATEEQSTTSEDINSNLVQLNDQNQRSKQLSSEIQEVSESVNQLSSKLSLDIGQFSVR; this is encoded by the coding sequence ATGTTTAGTTTTCTGTCGCAAAGTATTCGTTTAAAACTCTCTTCTACACTTGGGTTATTGTTAGCCTCTTTATTGGTGGTATTTGCCGCGTTTAGCTTCATGACCAGCTCATTGACCTCTGGTTTGAACCTCTTTGGTCAGACTTATATGCCGGCGCTTTCTGACATTTTAAATGCTGACAGAGACCTGTACCAAGCGAGGGTAGCTCAAATGAGTTACCTCAGTGATGGAAGGAGTGAAGAGGATAAAGCCTCCTATGAAGAAAATGCACAACAAGCACTTGATAGGATGAATCACTACCTTTCTTACATGCAGTCGTCTCCAGAAATCCTTTCCAAGCTAAGGAGTTTCCAGTCAACTTTTGACAATTGGCATAGCTCTTCTCAACAGTTTTTTACCCTCGCTCAGCAAGGGAAACTAGAGCAAGCAAAAGCATTACTAAATGGACCTAATGAGCAACAGTTTGGTCAGCTACGAGACCTTTACGATGTTGCTGGTGAAGCACTGGACACGTTATCGAATCAAACCATTGTTGAGTTGGAAGCGCAGACTGCCAAGGAGCAGTGGCTATTATTGGTTTTTGTTGTAGTTGTGGCGGTAGTATCTTCACTATTGACTTATTTTGTGCCGAAAGTGTTAGTCAGCGGCATGCAGCAATTGACTGACCGAGTGCATGAAATAAGTGAAGGTGATGGTGATCTCACCCTGCGTATTGATTCCAAACGAAAGGATGAACTGGGCCACCTAGCCAATGCATTCGACCAATTTGTCATCAAGCTGCAAGGCATCATTACGGGGATCAGTGACAACACTCATACCTTGAGCCAATCGGCTGATGAGCTCAATGAAACCTACGGCCGAGGGCAAGCGTTAACTAATGAAACTAGCCATGGCATCGACATGATTGCCACAGCAGTTAACGAGTTCAGTGTGTCGGTAAAAGAGGTCGCACAATATGCGGAAAATGCCGCTCACTTGTCGAATTCTACAGTAACGGTGACTAAAGATGGCGGCAAACTCATTGAGCAATCGGTAACAGGTGTGCACCAGTTGTCAGAGTCCATCAGTAATGCAAGTACGGTTATTCAACAGCTAGAAGCTGAATCTCAGAATATTGTCTCTGTGCTCGATGTGATTCGTAATATTGCTGAGCAAACTAACCTCTTGGCACTTAATGCGGCGATAGAAGCCGCTAGGGCTGGCGAGCAAGGACGTGGTTTTGCGGTCGTGGCAGATGAGGTTCGTTCACTTGCAAGTAAAACTCAGCAATCGACGGAAGAGATCCAAAAAATGATCGATGCCCTCCAGCAAGGGGTGAAACAAGCGGTAGACTCGATTGAAGATGGTGCGAGCAAAGTGGAAGGCTCTGTAGAAGTCGCGGAAAATACCAAGGCACTGTTTGACCAAATCCAGTCTGCGACGATAGAAGTCAATGATATGGCTACTCAAATTGCCGCTGCAACGGAGGAACAGAGCACTACATCTGAAGACATTAATTCAAACTTGGTTCAACTAAATGATCAGAACCAACGCAGTAAACAATTGTCGAGCGAGATTCAAGAAGTGTCTGAAAGTGTTAATCAATTGTCGAGCAAACTGAGCTTAGACATCGGTCAGTTTTCAGTAAGATAA
- a CDS encoding NADPH-dependent 2,4-dienoyl-CoA reductase has translation MYPNLLKPLDLGFTQLKNRVLMGSMHTGLEEDKKGLDRLAAFYEERAKGGVGLIVTGGFSPNFRGRLHPLSAEFSKPKHAREHKVVTDAVHKHGGKIALQILHAGRYAMHPFCQSASAIKAPISRFAPSEMSERQIIKTIDAYTNTAKLAQSAGYDGVEIMGSEGYLINQFICARTNMRYDAWGGSYENRTRFPLEIVRKMREAVGEEFIIIFRLSMLDLVEQGSTFDEVVELAQALERAGVTIINTGIGWHEARIPTIATQVPRGAFTWVTDKVKPHLNIPVITCNRINTPDEAEKILEAGHADMVSMARPFLADPDFVAKAEKDQAQMINTCIGCNQACLDNIFKAKRATCLVNPRACYETEIVVQPATTKKRVAVIGAGPAGLSCATTAAQRGHDVDLFEKNDRIGGQFRLAMQIPGKEEFRETIRYFANRIDETGVNLKLETEATYDILDQYDEVVMASGVEPRKVKIDGIDNEEKVIDYQTLIKEKTYVGNKVAIVGAGGIGVDVASMLTEPQGHDLDDWLHDWGIDKDIATPGGLYPFPNEVTDKEVWVLQRRKSRGVGKGPGKTTGWIHKRTLEKRGVNLVGGVSYDKIDDQGLHITRDGQSQLLEADKVIICAGQESVRPFQEMWQELGDKLHVIGGADHAGELDAVRAIRDGVKTAIKL, from the coding sequence ATGTACCCGAACCTACTTAAACCTCTGGATCTAGGATTTACCCAACTAAAAAACCGTGTGCTTATGGGATCTATGCACACGGGTTTAGAAGAAGATAAAAAAGGACTTGATCGTTTGGCCGCTTTTTATGAAGAGCGTGCTAAAGGCGGTGTAGGTCTGATTGTTACCGGTGGCTTTTCGCCAAACTTCCGTGGTCGATTGCACCCGTTGAGCGCCGAGTTTAGTAAGCCAAAACATGCCCGCGAACATAAAGTCGTGACGGATGCGGTGCATAAACATGGCGGCAAGATTGCACTGCAAATCTTGCATGCAGGTCGATATGCGATGCATCCATTTTGTCAGAGTGCTTCAGCCATCAAAGCGCCGATTTCTCGCTTTGCTCCAAGTGAGATGAGTGAGCGTCAAATCATCAAGACCATTGACGCTTATACCAATACGGCTAAATTGGCCCAATCAGCGGGCTATGATGGTGTGGAGATCATGGGCTCTGAAGGTTATCTGATTAACCAGTTTATCTGTGCTCGCACTAACATGCGTTACGATGCATGGGGTGGCAGCTATGAGAACCGTACTCGCTTCCCGCTAGAGATTGTTCGTAAAATGCGCGAAGCCGTGGGGGAAGAGTTCATTATAATCTTCCGTCTATCTATGCTCGATCTTGTGGAGCAGGGCAGTACTTTTGATGAAGTCGTTGAACTTGCTCAAGCACTCGAACGCGCTGGTGTGACTATCATCAATACTGGTATCGGTTGGCATGAGGCGCGTATCCCAACGATTGCTACTCAAGTACCCCGTGGTGCTTTCACTTGGGTGACTGATAAGGTGAAACCTCACCTAAACATTCCCGTGATCACCTGTAACCGTATCAACACTCCAGATGAAGCTGAGAAAATTCTTGAAGCGGGGCACGCCGATATGGTGTCAATGGCAAGACCATTCCTAGCCGACCCTGACTTTGTCGCCAAAGCTGAAAAAGACCAAGCGCAGATGATTAACACCTGTATTGGTTGTAACCAAGCGTGTTTGGACAACATCTTTAAAGCAAAACGTGCGACCTGTTTAGTGAACCCAAGAGCGTGTTACGAAACTGAGATTGTCGTACAGCCTGCAACGACGAAAAAACGTGTTGCGGTGATTGGCGCAGGCCCTGCTGGCTTGTCTTGTGCAACGACGGCTGCGCAGCGTGGACATGATGTCGATTTGTTTGAGAAAAACGATCGAATCGGTGGTCAATTCCGTTTAGCGATGCAGATACCCGGTAAAGAAGAGTTCCGTGAGACGATTCGCTACTTTGCCAACCGCATCGATGAAACAGGTGTAAACCTAAAACTCGAAACCGAAGCGACCTACGACATCTTAGATCAGTATGATGAAGTGGTGATGGCGTCGGGTGTTGAACCACGCAAAGTCAAAATTGATGGTATTGATAACGAAGAGAAAGTGATTGATTACCAAACGCTAATCAAAGAGAAAACTTACGTTGGTAACAAGGTTGCCATCGTTGGTGCGGGTGGTATCGGTGTAGATGTCGCCTCCATGCTGACCGAACCTCAAGGTCACGATCTTGATGATTGGCTACATGACTGGGGCATTGATAAAGATATCGCAACCCCTGGCGGCTTGTACCCATTCCCTAATGAAGTGACAGACAAAGAAGTCTGGGTGCTTCAACGCCGAAAATCACGTGGTGTGGGTAAAGGGCCGGGCAAAACCACAGGCTGGATTCACAAGCGTACATTAGAGAAACGTGGGGTAAATCTGGTTGGTGGTGTTAGCTACGATAAGATTGATGACCAAGGTTTACACATTACTAGGGACGGTCAATCTCAGTTGTTAGAAGCAGATAAAGTGATTATTTGTGCAGGCCAAGAGTCTGTGCGACCTTTCCAAGAAATGTGGCAAGAGCTGGGTGATAAACTGCACGTTATTGGTGGTGCTGATCACGCAGGTGAACTGGATGCAGTGCGCGCCATTCGAGACGGGGTGAAAACGGCGATTAAGCTATAA
- the msrB gene encoding peptide-methionine (R)-S-oxide reductase MsrB has product MPKVTKTEQEWRKQLTDKEFEVCRLRGTEAPFSGKLLHNKETGIYNCVCCNAELFKSENKYDSGCGWPSFDAPINDTAITYLEDNSHGMKRTEIRCSSCDSHLGHVFTDGPVTTGERYCVNSVSLVFGNK; this is encoded by the coding sequence GTGCCAAAGGTTACAAAAACAGAACAAGAATGGCGTAAGCAACTGACAGATAAAGAGTTTGAGGTGTGTCGATTACGTGGAACAGAGGCCCCTTTCTCAGGAAAACTGCTGCATAATAAAGAAACGGGTATCTACAATTGTGTTTGTTGCAATGCAGAGCTGTTTAAATCGGAAAATAAGTATGATTCTGGGTGTGGTTGGCCAAGTTTTGACGCCCCAATCAATGATACTGCTATTACTTATTTAGAAGATAATAGCCATGGAATGAAGCGTACCGAGATACGCTGTTCAAGCTGCGATAGCCATTTAGGCCATGTATTTACTGATGGTCCTGTCACTACGGGAGAGCGTTATTGCGTAAACTCGGTCTCCTTGGTGTTTGGAAATAAATAA
- the ansA gene encoding asparaginase, whose translation MPKKHIYIAYTGGTIGMQKSDHGYIPVAGFMEKQLESMPEFHRPEMPDYTIHEYAPLIDSSDMTPADWQQIADDIRANYDKYDGFVILHGTDTMAYTASALSFMLENLAKPVIVTGSQIPLAELRSDGQANLLNALHIAANYPINEVTLFFNNQLMRGNRSTKSHADGFNAFTSPNLPPLLEAGINIQVSAGVEVDKKPQGEFKVHNITPQPIGVITMYPGISHEVIRNTLRQPVNAMILLTFGVGNAPQNPELLAHLKEASERGVIVVNLTQCLAGKVNMGGYATGCAIADAGVISGYDMTHEAALAKLHYLLSQNLGYEEIKVEMQKVLRGEMSL comes from the coding sequence ATGCCTAAGAAACATATCTATATCGCCTACACTGGCGGCACCATTGGTATGCAAAAGTCCGATCACGGTTATATTCCCGTGGCAGGTTTCATGGAAAAGCAGCTAGAAAGCATGCCGGAATTCCATCGCCCAGAAATGCCCGATTATACCATCCACGAATATGCACCACTGATCGACTCGTCAGACATGACACCCGCAGATTGGCAGCAGATCGCCGATGATATTCGAGCTAACTACGACAAATACGACGGTTTTGTGATCCTGCATGGCACAGATACCATGGCGTACACAGCTTCAGCGCTTTCCTTCATGCTAGAGAATCTTGCTAAGCCTGTGATCGTTACAGGCTCACAGATCCCGCTAGCAGAGCTGCGTTCGGACGGTCAAGCGAATCTACTCAATGCACTGCACATCGCCGCCAACTACCCGATCAATGAAGTAACACTGTTTTTTAATAACCAATTAATGCGCGGTAACCGCAGCACTAAGTCTCATGCTGACGGTTTCAATGCCTTTACTTCGCCTAATTTGCCACCGCTGCTAGAAGCTGGGATTAACATTCAGGTGAGCGCAGGTGTCGAAGTGGACAAAAAACCACAAGGCGAATTCAAGGTACATAACATCACGCCTCAACCGATTGGTGTCATTACTATGTACCCAGGAATTTCGCATGAAGTGATCCGAAACACCCTTAGACAGCCAGTAAATGCGATGATCTTGCTGACTTTTGGTGTGGGTAATGCACCTCAAAACCCTGAATTACTGGCGCATTTGAAAGAAGCCTCAGAACGTGGTGTGATCGTCGTAAACCTAACCCAATGTCTCGCAGGAAAGGTGAACATGGGGGGCTATGCGACAGGCTGTGCTATCGCCGATGCGGGCGTGATCAGCGGATATGACATGACCCACGAAGCGGCACTGGCAAAACTGCACTATTTGCTAAGTCAAAACCTTGGCTACGAAGAGATCAAGGTCGAGATGCAAAAAGTGTTGCGTGGTGAGATGAGTTTGTAA
- a CDS encoding NAD(P)H nitroreductase, with the protein MDALDLLLNRRSIARLTSPAPEGAALENIIQAGLRAPDHGGLTPWRFVIAQGEGLNKLGAILAQAAVESGSDDIAVKKATNAPHRAPMVITVIAKVSEHPKVPAIEQHLSAGCAVQAMQMAAVAQGFQGIWRSGPLMFHSHVHQAFNLQGEDQIVGFLYLGTPDCTPMKAPTRDLAKFVEFL; encoded by the coding sequence ATGGATGCTCTAGATTTATTGTTGAATCGTCGCTCAATTGCTCGACTTACCTCTCCTGCGCCTGAAGGTGCAGCCCTCGAAAACATTATTCAAGCTGGTTTACGCGCTCCTGATCATGGAGGCTTGACTCCATGGCGTTTTGTGATTGCTCAAGGTGAAGGTTTGAATAAGTTAGGTGCAATTTTGGCGCAAGCAGCGGTTGAAAGTGGCAGCGACGATATTGCGGTGAAAAAAGCCACCAATGCCCCTCATCGAGCGCCTATGGTGATCACTGTGATTGCTAAAGTCTCTGAGCATCCTAAGGTCCCTGCGATTGAGCAACATTTATCGGCAGGCTGCGCCGTGCAAGCGATGCAAATGGCCGCAGTTGCTCAAGGCTTTCAAGGCATTTGGCGCTCAGGACCATTAATGTTCCACTCCCATGTTCATCAAGCCTTTAACTTACAAGGCGAGGATCAGATTGTCGGTTTCTTGTATTTGGGGACACCAGATTGTACACCGATGAAAGCGCCAACTCGTGATCTGGCCAAATTCGTCGAATTTTTGTAA
- the sppA gene encoding signal peptide peptidase SppA → MKSIFKFIGMIFKGFWKALNFIRVAIINLFFIAVLVAIYFGVTTHSEKVTQPVVKESGALVLNLSGPIVEQSSYVNPMDSFTGSLFGSELPRENVLFDIVESIRHAADDEHVTGLVLALRQMPETNLTKLRYMAKAINEFKASGKPVFAIGDFYNQSQYYLASYADKIYMAPDGGVLIKGYGAYNLYYKELLEKLDVNTHVFRVGTYKSAVEPFTRNSMSEASRESATNWLTQLWDGYVHDVALNREMEAAAFNPSETELLSQLKAVDGDMAQLALNLGLIDELGTRQQVRKALVEEFGSNGNDSFKHITYYDYVPTVTQTEFAEDDIAVVVASGAIMDGFQPRGTVGGDTVASYLRDARTDDKVKAVVLRVDSPGGSAFASEVIRNELVALKEAGKPVVVSMSSLAASGGYWISMSADKIIAQPTTLTGSIGIFSVITTFEKGLNKHGIYNDGVGTSPFSGVGITSGISDGAKQAFQMGIEHGYHRFTGLVSNNRDIAKSEMENIAEGRIWTGKDAMALGLVDQMGDFDDAIQVAAELAQLEDYNVYWMEEPLSQAQQFIQELMKNVRVHLGLDISALVPEALQPVTKQLQQDATILSSFNDPKGQYAFCLNCNVE, encoded by the coding sequence ATGAAATCTATTTTTAAGTTTATCGGCATGATTTTTAAGGGCTTCTGGAAAGCTCTTAATTTCATCCGGGTCGCTATCATCAATCTTTTCTTTATTGCAGTGCTTGTCGCTATTTATTTCGGTGTGACTACGCACAGCGAAAAAGTCACTCAACCTGTGGTCAAAGAGTCTGGCGCTTTGGTGCTAAACCTCTCTGGGCCTATCGTTGAGCAAAGCAGCTACGTCAATCCAATGGATTCTTTTACTGGTTCTTTGTTCGGTAGCGAGTTACCAAGAGAGAATGTGCTGTTTGATATAGTCGAATCTATTCGACATGCGGCGGACGATGAACACGTTACTGGACTGGTACTTGCACTTCGCCAAATGCCTGAAACTAACCTGACAAAACTTCGCTATATGGCAAAAGCCATAAACGAGTTTAAAGCCAGTGGTAAACCTGTATTTGCTATCGGTGATTTCTATAATCAGAGCCAATACTACCTAGCCAGTTATGCCGATAAAATTTACATGGCACCTGACGGTGGTGTACTGATCAAAGGCTATGGTGCATACAACCTATATTACAAAGAGCTTCTAGAAAAGCTCGACGTTAATACTCACGTCTTCCGCGTAGGTACTTATAAATCCGCTGTCGAACCATTTACTCGTAACAGCATGTCTGAGGCTTCGCGCGAGTCGGCAACCAACTGGCTAACCCAGCTGTGGGATGGTTACGTTCATGACGTGGCGCTAAACCGTGAAATGGAAGCTGCGGCATTTAATCCGAGTGAAACAGAGTTACTCAGTCAACTCAAAGCTGTCGATGGTGATATGGCGCAGCTTGCACTTAACCTTGGGCTAATTGATGAACTAGGCACTCGTCAGCAAGTACGCAAAGCACTGGTGGAAGAGTTTGGTAGTAACGGTAACGATAGCTTCAAGCACATCACTTACTACGATTACGTACCGACCGTCACACAAACCGAGTTTGCTGAAGATGACATCGCTGTTGTCGTCGCCAGTGGCGCCATCATGGATGGCTTCCAACCTCGTGGCACCGTCGGTGGTGATACTGTCGCATCATACCTAAGAGATGCCAGAACAGACGACAAAGTCAAAGCCGTGGTGCTACGCGTTGATAGTCCTGGTGGCAGTGCATTTGCGTCCGAAGTGATCCGCAACGAATTGGTTGCTTTAAAAGAAGCTGGAAAACCAGTCGTGGTTTCCATGTCGAGCCTAGCAGCATCAGGCGGTTACTGGATTTCAATGAGCGCAGACAAGATCATCGCTCAGCCAACCACCCTAACCGGTTCGATTGGTATCTTTAGTGTTATAACTACCTTTGAAAAAGGGCTTAACAAACACGGCATCTATAACGATGGTGTAGGCACGTCTCCTTTCTCTGGTGTTGGCATTACTAGCGGTATCAGTGATGGGGCAAAACAAGCTTTCCAAATGGGCATTGAGCATGGTTACCACCGTTTTACTGGTTTAGTCAGCAATAACCGTGATATCGCCAAAAGTGAGATGGAAAACATCGCTGAAGGCCGTATATGGACGGGTAAAGACGCCATGGCGCTTGGCCTTGTAGACCAGATGGGTGACTTCGATGATGCGATTCAAGTCGCTGCAGAACTTGCTCAGTTAGAAGACTACAATGTCTACTGGATGGAAGAGCCACTGAGCCAAGCGCAACAGTTCATCCAAGAGTTGATGAAAAACGTGCGAGTGCACCTTGGTTTGGATATCAGTGCCCTTGTGCCTGAAGCGCTTCAACCTGTGACAAAACAGCTCCAACAAGACGCGACTATTCTGAGCAGTTTCAACGATCCAAAAGGCCAATATGCCTTCTGCTTGAACTGTAATGTTGAGTAA